The window CCGTCTCGCCCGTCAGCTGGTTCAGCGCGTTGTAGGTGTAGGTCGTCGCCACGCCGCCCACGCTCTTCGAAACGCGGTTCCCCGCCGCGTCGTAGGCGGTCCGCTTCTCCTGCCCCGCAAAACAATAACTCTTATTCGATTGTCAAAAATCAGGAAATTCTGTAATTTTGTTCAATTTCCTTTTCCATCGTCGTTCATAACATCATCGCAGGAAAGCTACAGGTAGACCTACCCACTTAAAAAGGCGAGGAGCCCCAAAAAATCCCCCTTGCTTAAAAATCAAGGTTTGTAGAGAGCAATTCCAAATTGAGCATTCAACGAAGCCAAAAGCGCTATTGTTTCTTTTGAGAGGCATAGCTCGGGTGCATCGCCGTTTTTCATCACGACAACACCACCAAAGTCTACACCAATTTCATAATCTTTGACCAGTTGCTGAAGAACCTCCACTTTTGCTCCGAGCTTTCCGAGCATGGAGATCATTTCATCAAATTTTTCCTGCAGGCATCTGCAGTGAGATTGTTCGGTTACCATGTACCAGTAGTAAAGAGGATTGGGTATCACTACAGTTTGTCTGCATTTTTTAGGTTCCACGCCTAATAAATTGGTAATAACATCCAAGGGCGAAGGGTAAAAAACGCTAAAGTCAACTTGGATCTGGGGATACACAGAACTCTTTTTTTTCAATTAAATTCCTTCCTTATTAATACAAAAAACTCAGTCAGATGCCATTGGGCATCTGATTGAGTTTTTTGGCTAATTGTAAAATAAGCCTGTATATATCGACTCTAACCCCTTACGAACTCCTTCCAAGATTACCTCCTTTGTGCTTTTATCCACATTTATATTGTACCGTTTTCCCATACTACCGACAAACGCTTTTTTAAAGTCTTTCGCATTTTTATAGCCAAAATGCTGCCCAACGCGATTTGCCTTTGCATTATTTAGGCATTTATTATGCACCAACACGCCACTTCCGACGAAGTAGGATTGGAAGTCCTCGACCTCGAGGTTGTAGACGGGGATGGGCTGGTCCAGCTTTTCCAGCCTCAGGCCCGTCACAATCCCCGCGTCGCCGGACAGGGCGTGGATGCTGTCCCCAACCGAGAGGTCGCCCGCCGCAACCCAGCCCTTGCCCACGACATAGAACGGGTGGCTGGTCGTCGCGTCGACGACGCCCCGGCTCGTCTCGATGTGCAGGAGCTCGTCGTTCTCCCGCACGAAGACCTCTTTGGCTGCCTTCAGCGCCCTCTCGCCGGTCTCGACGTTATGGGGCAGGGCCCCCCGGTAAAGCTGGGAGCCCCTTTATATCACTTCAATCAGAGAAATCGCGGAACAAATCGTCAATTTCTTTACTGTTACTGATATCTTTACAAGCAAAAATCTCACCAGGACTTATAAATTTCTCAATCTCAATTGAGCCGTCCTCCATGAATTCAACTTCCCAATGCTGTCCAGGAACAGCTATTTCAACCATTATAGCTTCATCACGGACTTTATTAAGCTGATAGTAAATTTTTTTCTCCTCAAGCATGTTAAGAAAACGCAATAGCTCCTGCATCTATTGCCCCTCCTACTTATCAAACCGGTGACTGGTTAGTAGCTTCCAAATCGTCTTGTAA of the Fretibacterium sp. OH1220_COT-178 genome contains:
- a CDS encoding polymorphic toxin-type HINT domain-containing protein → MPHNVETGERALKAAKEVFVRENDELLHIETSRGVVDATTSHPFYVVGKGWVAAGDLSVGDSIHALSGDAGIVTGLRLEKLDQPIPVYNLEVEDFQSYFVGSGVLVHNKCLNNAKANRVGQHFGYKNAKDFKKAFVGSMGKRYNINVDKSTKEVILEGVRKGLESIYTGLFYN
- a CDS encoding DUF4279 domain-containing protein produces the protein MKKKSSVYPQIQVDFSVFYPSPLDVITNLLGVEPKKCRQTVVIPNPLYYWYMVTEQSHCRCLQEKFDEMISMLGKLGAKVEVLQQLVKDYEIGVDFGGVVVMKNGDAPELCLSKETIALLASLNAQFGIALYKP